Proteins from a genomic interval of Epinephelus fuscoguttatus linkage group LG16, E.fuscoguttatus.final_Chr_v1:
- the LOC125903074 gene encoding deleted in malignant brain tumors 1 protein-like isoform X2 produces the protein MSRFTMWTLLVLCSVIVLHGVQGVDRLGTTKAMYRPTGPADPNCVSRLLGRTGALASKNYPNPYPNSKTCIWYITPSSGIVELSFRALSIEYHPTCDYDALFIFDGPYTSSRLLGKLCGTNSTTFRSTGPAMTLQFTTDRDTSSSGFYAEFRAKGGTSCRNSCGYWLGNCSCSSSCEQRGNCCPNFKDYCAFSPTYTTTPSVSYQPSCRYNCGGHLGSCSCTSSCQYYGNCCHDYSYYCPATTEGPITPRPSCYNNCGGHMGSCSCRSSCQSYGNCCYDYYTTCLPTTTGIPIRPTSSDGYSCRNNCGSYLAACSCVSTCRSQGNCCYDFYSHCYTTIPATTAQPSCRYNCGRHMGSCSCASSCQWNGNCCYDYYSQCFTTTGAPPTTAQPSCRYNCGRHMGSCSCASSCLWNGNCCYDYYSYCYYTTWSPATASAQPCGDSLYGSGTFSSPNHPNHYQDNAYCVWQLRAAYDQRIFLAFTYLQLENCCNCDYIAVYDGPSVSSRYLGKVCNSSLISFYSTSNYLTVLFRTDGSVVGRGFNADFISSLPPSSGQVDCSSDNMNIVIQRSYLNSLGYDGHSLYVNDQHCRPQVSSYQVVFSFPINSCGTIRKFENGRVVYTNALRAYASSSGEITRQSHLKMNVGCRMEQDSVSQIMYVVHHNGNSSIVGTGRFNTTMDFYTSSSFYYKVHQVPYEVTLNQNMYVQVSLRRGDSSLVLFLDTCVTSPSPHDFYSRPYYLVRNGCGMDSTYWAYSSGTRPYAQFTFRAFQFLRATESVYIQCKVVICQANDYSSRCRRGCMRRTARDLGSEHDSQTLVLGPIQLKDPEKKEEETPKQDKA, from the exons ATGAGCAGATTCACCATGTGGACTCTTTTAGTTCTTTGCAGCGTGATCGTCTTACATGGAGTGCAAG GTGTTGATCGCCTTGGAACAACTAAGGCAATGTATCGACCAACAGGACCAGCAG ATCCTAACTGTGTCAGTCGGCTTCTTGGCAGGACGGGGGCTCTTGCCAGCAAAAACTATCCAAATCCGTACCCTAACTCAAAAACCTGCATTTGGTATATCACACCGAGCAGTGGAATCGTGGAGCTGAGCTTCCGTGCTCTATC CATTGAATATCACCCGACTTGTGATTATGATGCCCTTTTCATCTTTGACGGCCCTTATACCAGTAGCAGGCTCTTGGGCAAACTGTGTGGCACAAACAGTACCACCTTCCGCTCTACCGGGCCTGCTATGACTTTGCAGTTCACGACTGATAGAGATACTAGCTCCTCGGGATTTTATGCTGAATTCAGGGCTAAGG gTGGAACTTCCTGCAGAAACAGCTGTGGCTACTGGCTCGGAAACTGCTCATGCTCCTCAAGCTGTGAACAAAGAGGGAACTGTTGTCCAAACTTCAAAG ATTACTGTGCATTCTCACCCACATACACAACTACACCATCAGTATCAT ATCAGCCCTCATGTCGTTACAACTGCGGCGGGCACCTGGGAAGCTGTTCCTGCACAAGCTCTTGTCAATACTATGGCAACTGTTGCCATGACTACAGCT ATTACTGCCCAGCCACAACTGAAGGACCCATCACAC CTCGGCCCTCGTGTTATAACAACTGTGGCGGGCACATGGGAAGCTGCTCTTGCCGGAGCTCTTGTCAATCCTATGGCAACTGTTGCTATGACTACTACA CTACCTGCCTGCCAACGACTACTGGTATACCTATCAGACCAACAAGCTCAG ATGGGTACTCCTGTCGGAACAACTGTGGCAGCTACCTAGCAGCCTGCTCCTGCGTAAGCACTTGCCGATCCCAAGGAAACTGTTGTTATGACTTCTACT CTCACTGCTACACGACAATTCCAGCCACCACAG CTCAGCCCTCATGTCGCTACAACTGCGGCAGGCACATGGGAAGCTGCTCCTGCGCAAGCTCTTGTCAATGGAATGGCAACTGTTGTTATGACTACTACT CTCAATGCTTCACGACCACAGGTGCTCCACCCACCACAG CTCAGCCCTCATGTCGCTACAACTGCGGCAGGCACATGGGAAGCTGCTCCTGCGCAAGCTCTTGTCTATGGAATGGCAACTGTTGTTATGACTACTACT CCTACTGCTATTACACAACCTGGTCACCAGCCACAG CTTCAGCCCAGCCCTGTGGAGACTCTCTGTATGGTTCTGGTACCTTCTCCAGCCCGAATCACCCTAACCACTACCAGGACAACGCCTACTGTGTCTGGCAGCTCAGGGCTGCTTACGACCAAAGAATCTTCCTGGCATTCACGTACCTGCA attgGAAAACTGCTGCAACTGTGATTATATCGCAGTCTACGATGGGCCGTCTGTTAGCTCACGATATCTGGGGAAAGtgtgcaacagcagtttgaTTTCTTTCTACTCCACCTCCAACTACTTGACTGTGCTCTTCCGGACTGATGGCTCTGTCGTTGGCCGAGGGTTCAATGCTGACTTCATCAGCTCTCTGCCACCAAGCTCAG GTCAGGTGGACTGTTCCTCAGACAACATGAACATTGTGATCCAGAGGAGTTACCTGAACTCTCTTGGCTACGACGGCCACAGTCTGTACGTGAACGACCAGCACTGCAGGCCCCAGGTTTCCAGTTATCAGGTGGTCTTCAGCTTCCCCATCAACAGTTGTGGCACCATTCGAAAG TTTGAGAATGGCAGAGTTGTGTACACCAACGCTCTGCGTGCCTACGCCTCGAGCTCCGGAGAGATCACACGCCAGTCTCACCTTAAGATGAACGTTGGCTGTCGGATGGAGCAAGATTCAGTGTCCCAGATCATGTATGTTGTGCATCATAATGGTAACAGCAGCATCGTGGGCACGGGCAGATTCAATACCACCATGGATTTCTACACATCCAGCAGCTTCTACTATAAG GTGCATCAAGTTCCATATGAGGTGACACTCAACCAGAACATGTATGTCCAAGTGAGCCTGAGGAGGGGTGACAGCTCCCTGGTCCTCTTTCTTGACACCTGTGTGACCTCACCATCACCCCATGATTTCTACAGCAGGCCTTACTACCTGGTCCGCAACGG CTGTGGCATGGACAGCACCTACTGGGCCTACAGCAGTGGCACTCGGCCCTACGCCCAGTTCACATTTAGGGCCTTCCAGTTCTTGCGAGCCACAGAGTCAGTGTACATCCAGTGCAAGGTAGTGATATGCCAAGCCAACGACTACAGTTCCCGCTGCCGCCGTGGCTGCATGAGACGTACCGCCAGAGATCTGGGGTCAGAGCATGATAGCCAGACTCTGGTCCTGGGTCCCATCCAACTCAAAG ACCcagagaaaaaggaagaagaaactCCAAAGCAGGACAAGGCTTAA
- the LOC125903074 gene encoding deleted in malignant brain tumors 1 protein-like isoform X3: protein MSRFTMWTLLVLCSVIVLHGVQGVDRLGTTKAMYRPTGPADPNCVSRLLGRTGALASKNYPNPYPNSKTCIWYITPSSGIVELSFRALSIEYHPTCDYDALFIFDGPYTSSRLLGKLCGTNSTTFRSTGPAMTLQFTTDRDTSSSGFYAEFRAKGGTSCRNSCGYWLGNCSCSSSCEQRGNCCPNFKDYCAFSPTYTTTPSVSYQPSCRYNCGGHLGSCSCTSSCQYYGNCCHDYSYYCPATTEGPITPRPSCYNNCGGHMGSCSCRSSCQSYGNCCYDYYTTCLPTTTGIPIRPTSSDGYSCRNNCGSYLAACSCVSTCRSQGNCCYDFYSHCYTTIPATTAQPSCRYNCGRHMGSCSCASSCQWNGNCCYDYYSQCFTTTDAPPTTAQPSCRYNCGRHMGSCSCASSCLWNGNCCYDYYSYCYYTTWSPATASAQPCGDSLYGSGTFSSPNHPNHYQDNAYCVWQLRAAYDQRIFLAFTYLQLENCCNCDYIAVYDGPSVSSRYLGKVCNSSLISFYSTSNYLTVLFRTDGSVVGRGFNADFISSLPPSSGQVDCSSDNMNIVIQRSYLNSLGYDGHSLYVNDQHCRPQVSSYQVVFSFPINSCGTIRKFENGRVVYTNALRAYASSSGEITRQSHLKMNVGCRMEQDSVSQIMYVVHHNGNSSIVGTGRFNTTMDFYTSSSFYYKVHQVPYEVTLNQNMYVQVSLRRGDSSLVLFLDTCVTSPSPHDFYSRPYYLVRNGCGMDSTYWAYSSGTRPYAQFTFRAFQFLRATESVYIQCKVVICQANDYSSRCRRGCMRRTARDLGSEHDSQTLVLGPIQLKDPEKKEEETPKQDKA from the exons ATGAGCAGATTCACCATGTGGACTCTTTTAGTTCTTTGCAGCGTGATCGTCTTACATGGAGTGCAAG GTGTTGATCGCCTTGGAACAACTAAGGCAATGTATCGACCAACAGGACCAGCAG ATCCTAACTGTGTCAGTCGGCTTCTTGGCAGGACGGGGGCTCTTGCCAGCAAAAACTATCCAAATCCGTACCCTAACTCAAAAACCTGCATTTGGTATATCACACCGAGCAGTGGAATCGTGGAGCTGAGCTTCCGTGCTCTATC CATTGAATATCACCCGACTTGTGATTATGATGCCCTTTTCATCTTTGACGGCCCTTATACCAGTAGCAGGCTCTTGGGCAAACTGTGTGGCACAAACAGTACCACCTTCCGCTCTACCGGGCCTGCTATGACTTTGCAGTTCACGACTGATAGAGATACTAGCTCCTCGGGATTTTATGCTGAATTCAGGGCTAAGG gTGGAACTTCCTGCAGAAACAGCTGTGGCTACTGGCTCGGAAACTGCTCATGCTCCTCAAGCTGTGAACAAAGAGGGAACTGTTGTCCAAACTTCAAAG ATTACTGTGCATTCTCACCCACATACACAACTACACCATCAGTATCAT ATCAGCCCTCATGTCGTTACAACTGCGGCGGGCACCTGGGAAGCTGTTCCTGCACAAGCTCTTGTCAATACTATGGCAACTGTTGCCATGACTACAGCT ATTACTGCCCAGCCACAACTGAAGGACCCATCACAC CTCGGCCCTCGTGTTATAACAACTGTGGCGGGCACATGGGAAGCTGCTCTTGCCGGAGCTCTTGTCAATCCTATGGCAACTGTTGCTATGACTACTACA CTACCTGCCTGCCAACGACTACTGGTATACCTATCAGACCAACAAGCTCAG ATGGGTACTCCTGTCGGAACAACTGTGGCAGCTACCTAGCAGCCTGCTCCTGCGTAAGCACTTGCCGATCCCAAGGAAACTGTTGTTATGACTTCTACT CTCACTGCTACACGACAATTCCAGCCACCACAG CTCAGCCCTCATGTCGCTACAACTGCGGCAGGCACATGGGAAGCTGCTCCTGCGCAAGCTCTTGTCAATGGAATGGCAACTGTTGTTATGACTACTACT CTCAATGCTTCACGACCACAGATGCTCCACCCACCACAG CTCAGCCCTCATGTCGCTACAACTGCGGCAGGCACATGGGAAGCTGCTCCTGCGCAAGCTCTTGTCTATGGAATGGCAACTGTTGTTATGACTACTACT CCTACTGCTATTACACAACCTGGTCACCAGCCACAG CTTCAGCCCAGCCCTGTGGAGACTCTCTGTATGGTTCTGGTACCTTCTCCAGCCCGAATCACCCTAACCACTACCAGGACAACGCCTACTGTGTCTGGCAGCTCAGGGCTGCTTACGACCAAAGAATCTTCCTGGCATTCACGTACCTGCA attgGAAAACTGCTGCAACTGTGATTATATCGCAGTCTACGATGGGCCGTCTGTTAGCTCACGATATCTGGGGAAAGtgtgcaacagcagtttgaTTTCTTTCTACTCCACCTCCAACTACTTGACTGTGCTCTTCCGGACTGATGGCTCTGTCGTTGGCCGAGGGTTCAATGCTGACTTCATCAGCTCTCTGCCACCAAGCTCAG GTCAGGTGGACTGTTCCTCAGACAACATGAACATTGTGATCCAGAGGAGTTACCTGAACTCTCTTGGCTACGACGGCCACAGTCTGTACGTGAACGACCAGCACTGCAGGCCCCAGGTTTCCAGTTATCAGGTGGTCTTCAGCTTCCCCATCAACAGTTGTGGCACCATTCGAAAG TTTGAGAATGGCAGAGTTGTGTACACCAACGCTCTGCGTGCCTACGCCTCGAGCTCCGGAGAGATCACACGCCAGTCTCACCTTAAGATGAACGTTGGCTGTCGGATGGAGCAAGATTCAGTGTCCCAGATCATGTATGTTGTGCATCATAATGGTAACAGCAGCATCGTGGGCACGGGCAGATTCAATACCACCATGGATTTCTACACATCCAGCAGCTTCTACTATAAG GTGCATCAAGTTCCATATGAGGTGACACTCAACCAGAACATGTATGTCCAAGTGAGCCTGAGGAGGGGTGACAGCTCCCTGGTCCTCTTTCTTGACACCTGTGTGACCTCACCATCACCCCATGATTTCTACAGCAGGCCTTACTACCTGGTCCGCAACGG CTGTGGCATGGACAGCACCTACTGGGCCTACAGCAGTGGCACTCGGCCCTACGCCCAGTTCACATTTAGGGCCTTCCAGTTCTTGCGAGCCACAGAGTCAGTGTACATCCAGTGCAAGGTAGTGATATGCCAAGCCAACGACTACAGTTCCCGCTGCCGCCGTGGCTGCATGAGACGTACCGCCAGAGATCTGGGGTCAGAGCATGATAGCCAGACTCTGGTCCTGGGTCCCATCCAACTCAAAG ACCcagagaaaaaggaagaagaaactCCAAAGCAGGACAAGGCTTAA
- the LOC125903074 gene encoding deleted in malignant brain tumors 1 protein-like isoform X6: protein MSRFTMWTLLVLCSVIVLHGVQGVDRLGTTKAMYRPTGPADPNCVSRLLGRTGALASKNYPNPYPNSKTCIWYITPSSGIVELSFRALSIEYHPTCDYDALFIFDGPYTSSRLLGKLCGTNSTTFRSTGPAMTLQFTTDRDTSSSGFYAEFRAKGGTSCRNSCGYWLGNCSCSSSCEQRGNCCPNFKDYCAFSPTYTTTPSVSYQPSCRYNCGGHLGSCSCTSSCQYYGNCCHDYSYYCPATTEGPITPRPSCYNNCGGHMGSCSCRSSCQSYGNCCYDYYTTCLPTTTGIPIRPTSSDGYSCRNNCGSYLAACSCVSTCRSQGNCCYDFYSHCYTTIPATTAQPSCRYNCGRHMGSCSCASSCQWNGNCCYDYYSYCYYTTWSPATASAQPCGDSLYGSGTFSSPNHPNHYQDNAYCVWQLRAAYDQRIFLAFTYLQLENCCNCDYIAVYDGPSVSSRYLGKVCNSSLISFYSTSNYLTVLFRTDGSVVGRGFNADFISSLPPSSGQVDCSSDNMNIVIQRSYLNSLGYDGHSLYVNDQHCRPQVSSYQVVFSFPINSCGTIRKFENGRVVYTNALRAYASSSGEITRQSHLKMNVGCRMEQDSVSQIMYVVHHNGNSSIVGTGRFNTTMDFYTSSSFYYKVHQVPYEVTLNQNMYVQVSLRRGDSSLVLFLDTCVTSPSPHDFYSRPYYLVRNGCGMDSTYWAYSSGTRPYAQFTFRAFQFLRATESVYIQCKVVICQANDYSSRCRRGCMRRTARDLGSEHDSQTLVLGPIQLKDPEKKEEETPKQDKA, encoded by the exons ATGAGCAGATTCACCATGTGGACTCTTTTAGTTCTTTGCAGCGTGATCGTCTTACATGGAGTGCAAG GTGTTGATCGCCTTGGAACAACTAAGGCAATGTATCGACCAACAGGACCAGCAG ATCCTAACTGTGTCAGTCGGCTTCTTGGCAGGACGGGGGCTCTTGCCAGCAAAAACTATCCAAATCCGTACCCTAACTCAAAAACCTGCATTTGGTATATCACACCGAGCAGTGGAATCGTGGAGCTGAGCTTCCGTGCTCTATC CATTGAATATCACCCGACTTGTGATTATGATGCCCTTTTCATCTTTGACGGCCCTTATACCAGTAGCAGGCTCTTGGGCAAACTGTGTGGCACAAACAGTACCACCTTCCGCTCTACCGGGCCTGCTATGACTTTGCAGTTCACGACTGATAGAGATACTAGCTCCTCGGGATTTTATGCTGAATTCAGGGCTAAGG gTGGAACTTCCTGCAGAAACAGCTGTGGCTACTGGCTCGGAAACTGCTCATGCTCCTCAAGCTGTGAACAAAGAGGGAACTGTTGTCCAAACTTCAAAG ATTACTGTGCATTCTCACCCACATACACAACTACACCATCAGTATCAT ATCAGCCCTCATGTCGTTACAACTGCGGCGGGCACCTGGGAAGCTGTTCCTGCACAAGCTCTTGTCAATACTATGGCAACTGTTGCCATGACTACAGCT ATTACTGCCCAGCCACAACTGAAGGACCCATCACAC CTCGGCCCTCGTGTTATAACAACTGTGGCGGGCACATGGGAAGCTGCTCTTGCCGGAGCTCTTGTCAATCCTATGGCAACTGTTGCTATGACTACTACA CTACCTGCCTGCCAACGACTACTGGTATACCTATCAGACCAACAAGCTCAG ATGGGTACTCCTGTCGGAACAACTGTGGCAGCTACCTAGCAGCCTGCTCCTGCGTAAGCACTTGCCGATCCCAAGGAAACTGTTGTTATGACTTCTACT CTCACTGCTACACGACAATTCCAGCCACCACAG CTCAGCCCTCATGTCGCTACAACTGCGGCAGGCACATGGGAAGCTGCTCCTGCGCAAGCTCTTGTCAATGGAATGGCAACTGTTGTTATGACTACTACT CCTACTGCTATTACACAACCTGGTCACCAGCCACAG CTTCAGCCCAGCCCTGTGGAGACTCTCTGTATGGTTCTGGTACCTTCTCCAGCCCGAATCACCCTAACCACTACCAGGACAACGCCTACTGTGTCTGGCAGCTCAGGGCTGCTTACGACCAAAGAATCTTCCTGGCATTCACGTACCTGCA attgGAAAACTGCTGCAACTGTGATTATATCGCAGTCTACGATGGGCCGTCTGTTAGCTCACGATATCTGGGGAAAGtgtgcaacagcagtttgaTTTCTTTCTACTCCACCTCCAACTACTTGACTGTGCTCTTCCGGACTGATGGCTCTGTCGTTGGCCGAGGGTTCAATGCTGACTTCATCAGCTCTCTGCCACCAAGCTCAG GTCAGGTGGACTGTTCCTCAGACAACATGAACATTGTGATCCAGAGGAGTTACCTGAACTCTCTTGGCTACGACGGCCACAGTCTGTACGTGAACGACCAGCACTGCAGGCCCCAGGTTTCCAGTTATCAGGTGGTCTTCAGCTTCCCCATCAACAGTTGTGGCACCATTCGAAAG TTTGAGAATGGCAGAGTTGTGTACACCAACGCTCTGCGTGCCTACGCCTCGAGCTCCGGAGAGATCACACGCCAGTCTCACCTTAAGATGAACGTTGGCTGTCGGATGGAGCAAGATTCAGTGTCCCAGATCATGTATGTTGTGCATCATAATGGTAACAGCAGCATCGTGGGCACGGGCAGATTCAATACCACCATGGATTTCTACACATCCAGCAGCTTCTACTATAAG GTGCATCAAGTTCCATATGAGGTGACACTCAACCAGAACATGTATGTCCAAGTGAGCCTGAGGAGGGGTGACAGCTCCCTGGTCCTCTTTCTTGACACCTGTGTGACCTCACCATCACCCCATGATTTCTACAGCAGGCCTTACTACCTGGTCCGCAACGG CTGTGGCATGGACAGCACCTACTGGGCCTACAGCAGTGGCACTCGGCCCTACGCCCAGTTCACATTTAGGGCCTTCCAGTTCTTGCGAGCCACAGAGTCAGTGTACATCCAGTGCAAGGTAGTGATATGCCAAGCCAACGACTACAGTTCCCGCTGCCGCCGTGGCTGCATGAGACGTACCGCCAGAGATCTGGGGTCAGAGCATGATAGCCAGACTCTGGTCCTGGGTCCCATCCAACTCAAAG ACCcagagaaaaaggaagaagaaactCCAAAGCAGGACAAGGCTTAA
- the LOC125903074 gene encoding deleted in malignant brain tumors 1 protein-like isoform X5: MSRFTMWTLLVLCSVIVLHGVQGVDRLGTTKAMYRPTGPADPNCVSRLLGRTGALASKNYPNPYPNSKTCIWYITPSSGIVELSFRALSIEYHPTCDYDALFIFDGPYTSSRLLGKLCGTNSTTFRSTGPAMTLQFTTDRDTSSSGFYAEFRAKGGTSCRNSCGYWLGNCSCSSSCEQRGNCCPNFKDYCAFSPTYTTTPSVSYQPSCRYNCGGHLGSCSCTSSCQYYGNCCHDYSYYCPATTEGPITPRPSCYNNCGGHMGSCSCRSSCQSYGNCCYDYYTTCLPTTTGIPIRPTSSDGYSCRNNCGSYLAACSCVSTCRSQGNCCYDFYSHCYTTIPATTAQPSCRYNCGRHMGSCSCASSCLWNGNCCYDYYSYCYYTTWSPATASAQPCGDSLYGSGTFSSPNHPNHYQDNAYCVWQLRAAYDQRIFLAFTYLQLENCCNCDYIAVYDGPSVSSRYLGKVCNSSLISFYSTSNYLTVLFRTDGSVVGRGFNADFISSLPPSSGQVDCSSDNMNIVIQRSYLNSLGYDGHSLYVNDQHCRPQVSSYQVVFSFPINSCGTIRKFENGRVVYTNALRAYASSSGEITRQSHLKMNVGCRMEQDSVSQIMYVVHHNGNSSIVGTGRFNTTMDFYTSSSFYYKVHQVPYEVTLNQNMYVQVSLRRGDSSLVLFLDTCVTSPSPHDFYSRPYYLVRNGCGMDSTYWAYSSGTRPYAQFTFRAFQFLRATESVYIQCKVVICQANDYSSRCRRGCMRRTARDLGSEHDSQTLVLGPIQLKDPEKKEEETPKQDKA, from the exons ATGAGCAGATTCACCATGTGGACTCTTTTAGTTCTTTGCAGCGTGATCGTCTTACATGGAGTGCAAG GTGTTGATCGCCTTGGAACAACTAAGGCAATGTATCGACCAACAGGACCAGCAG ATCCTAACTGTGTCAGTCGGCTTCTTGGCAGGACGGGGGCTCTTGCCAGCAAAAACTATCCAAATCCGTACCCTAACTCAAAAACCTGCATTTGGTATATCACACCGAGCAGTGGAATCGTGGAGCTGAGCTTCCGTGCTCTATC CATTGAATATCACCCGACTTGTGATTATGATGCCCTTTTCATCTTTGACGGCCCTTATACCAGTAGCAGGCTCTTGGGCAAACTGTGTGGCACAAACAGTACCACCTTCCGCTCTACCGGGCCTGCTATGACTTTGCAGTTCACGACTGATAGAGATACTAGCTCCTCGGGATTTTATGCTGAATTCAGGGCTAAGG gTGGAACTTCCTGCAGAAACAGCTGTGGCTACTGGCTCGGAAACTGCTCATGCTCCTCAAGCTGTGAACAAAGAGGGAACTGTTGTCCAAACTTCAAAG ATTACTGTGCATTCTCACCCACATACACAACTACACCATCAGTATCAT ATCAGCCCTCATGTCGTTACAACTGCGGCGGGCACCTGGGAAGCTGTTCCTGCACAAGCTCTTGTCAATACTATGGCAACTGTTGCCATGACTACAGCT ATTACTGCCCAGCCACAACTGAAGGACCCATCACAC CTCGGCCCTCGTGTTATAACAACTGTGGCGGGCACATGGGAAGCTGCTCTTGCCGGAGCTCTTGTCAATCCTATGGCAACTGTTGCTATGACTACTACA CTACCTGCCTGCCAACGACTACTGGTATACCTATCAGACCAACAAGCTCAG ATGGGTACTCCTGTCGGAACAACTGTGGCAGCTACCTAGCAGCCTGCTCCTGCGTAAGCACTTGCCGATCCCAAGGAAACTGTTGTTATGACTTCTACT CTCACTGCTACACGACAATTCCAGCCACCACAG CTCAGCCCTCATGTCGCTACAACTGCGGCAGGCACATGGGAAGCTGCTCCTGCGCAAGCTCTTGTCTATGGAATGGCAACTGTTGTTATGACTACTACT CCTACTGCTATTACACAACCTGGTCACCAGCCACAG CTTCAGCCCAGCCCTGTGGAGACTCTCTGTATGGTTCTGGTACCTTCTCCAGCCCGAATCACCCTAACCACTACCAGGACAACGCCTACTGTGTCTGGCAGCTCAGGGCTGCTTACGACCAAAGAATCTTCCTGGCATTCACGTACCTGCA attgGAAAACTGCTGCAACTGTGATTATATCGCAGTCTACGATGGGCCGTCTGTTAGCTCACGATATCTGGGGAAAGtgtgcaacagcagtttgaTTTCTTTCTACTCCACCTCCAACTACTTGACTGTGCTCTTCCGGACTGATGGCTCTGTCGTTGGCCGAGGGTTCAATGCTGACTTCATCAGCTCTCTGCCACCAAGCTCAG GTCAGGTGGACTGTTCCTCAGACAACATGAACATTGTGATCCAGAGGAGTTACCTGAACTCTCTTGGCTACGACGGCCACAGTCTGTACGTGAACGACCAGCACTGCAGGCCCCAGGTTTCCAGTTATCAGGTGGTCTTCAGCTTCCCCATCAACAGTTGTGGCACCATTCGAAAG TTTGAGAATGGCAGAGTTGTGTACACCAACGCTCTGCGTGCCTACGCCTCGAGCTCCGGAGAGATCACACGCCAGTCTCACCTTAAGATGAACGTTGGCTGTCGGATGGAGCAAGATTCAGTGTCCCAGATCATGTATGTTGTGCATCATAATGGTAACAGCAGCATCGTGGGCACGGGCAGATTCAATACCACCATGGATTTCTACACATCCAGCAGCTTCTACTATAAG GTGCATCAAGTTCCATATGAGGTGACACTCAACCAGAACATGTATGTCCAAGTGAGCCTGAGGAGGGGTGACAGCTCCCTGGTCCTCTTTCTTGACACCTGTGTGACCTCACCATCACCCCATGATTTCTACAGCAGGCCTTACTACCTGGTCCGCAACGG CTGTGGCATGGACAGCACCTACTGGGCCTACAGCAGTGGCACTCGGCCCTACGCCCAGTTCACATTTAGGGCCTTCCAGTTCTTGCGAGCCACAGAGTCAGTGTACATCCAGTGCAAGGTAGTGATATGCCAAGCCAACGACTACAGTTCCCGCTGCCGCCGTGGCTGCATGAGACGTACCGCCAGAGATCTGGGGTCAGAGCATGATAGCCAGACTCTGGTCCTGGGTCCCATCCAACTCAAAG ACCcagagaaaaaggaagaagaaactCCAAAGCAGGACAAGGCTTAA